In Clostridium butyricum, the genomic stretch AGTTATTAAAGTAATAATGATAAAGGAAGGACACAAAATATAAAACCATCTATTAAAATTTATGCAAAAGTAATTTTAACAGATGGTTTTATAATTCATAAAGTTAGTTTCTAGCTTTACATTCATTAAGATAAAAATTTGTTATTTTATCTAAAGTAAGATAATTTTCTATATAAGATTTATTCCACAATCCTAATTTTTTACGATTTTCTGTGGAATTAATTAAAAGATTTATATATTCAGTTAATTTATTTATTATTAATTCATCATTAAATTTCTCAGGATTAAATGAATGGTCTCCAAAATTTGAATCAACTAAGGTTTCAATATTACTATTATCAACAATATTTACATGTCCATTTGAACCAAAAGAAATAACTGGTTTTCCTAAACTCATAGCTTCAATTGCAACTCTTCCAGTTCCAATAATTAAATCACTTTCAAAGTAGTAAGATAAGATATTAAATTTATTCCCTAAGAAAAAAACTTTGTTATTATCATTAAATTCTTTATTTATATTTTGGCATAAATTTTTAATAGATAATGCATAATTTCCATTTCCAGCAATTATAGCAAAAACATTTTTGTTTTTTTTGATTACTTTTTTAAAGCTTTCTAAAAATAATAGAGCTAGTTTTGATTTATTGTAAGATAATCTGCTGCAATATATCAGGATTATTGAGTTTTCATCAATACCCAATGCTTTTTTTAAGAAACTTTTTTTACTAATAATATCATTAGATATTTCAATACCATTAGGAATTACAAGATATTTGTGAATATATGATTTTTCTAATAATTCACTGTAATATTTTTTTGAATACTCACTTACAAATATAATTTCATCAAGATAATTACTATAAGATTGTATAATTTTTTCTGAATAATATATTCCGTGAATAGTAAATATTATAGGGACATTTAATATTGATTTAATCATAGGACACAGATATAAGTCTTTATCCATATGAATTTGAATAAGCATTATATTGGGAATAATTGAAAGAGTATTTTTAAATTTATCAATATTTTTTAAGTCAAAAATATATATAGGAATATCATAAAAAACAAATAACTCTTTATTAAAGCATTCATTAGTTAAAATGCATAATTGTATATTCTCTTTTTTCAGTCTATTAGCTAAATTTATAACATAACTTTCCGTACCACCAATATTTACACTATTTAAAATAGTTACAATAGTAGAATCATATTCAATGCAATAAGTTGATAAATTTTTTTTTGAAGTTATTATTTCTTTAAAGTATGATTGATTATCAAGAATTTTATTTCTATTAAAAATAGCAAGTTTATTAGTAGTGCGTGGAGATTCGCAATAATTTAGACATTCTTTATAAGGAAGCCTTGATTTTTGCACATAATATAGAATTTCAGGGGCTTTACTTATCTTTTCAAAACGTAAGAAATAAAGTATAAGATCAATTTCTGAATCGAAAATACAATGAGTACAATAAGGTAATATATCAATGAGAAAGTTTTTTCTTAGCACAAATGTATATAAATCTAATGGAAGATAAGATGCTGATATTA encodes the following:
- a CDS encoding glycosyltransferase, with translation MTSKLNILLIALDNTDLSNTLTSISKQTFTNWELFIITFEKTDNISNIIKNKYQIIEINEKTSIFNFLLSFSSSLSGDFITLMANCDINDPKRFEKQISFMNSNNLNICSCLEASMNNNIYEKEALIESNKFIDSDNINSVISASYLPLDLYTFVLRKNFLIDILPYCTHCIFDSEIDLILYFLRFEKISKAPEILYYVQKSRLPYKECLNYCESPRTTNKLAIFNRNKILDNQSYFKEIITSKKNLSTYCIEYDSTIVTILNSVNIGGTESYVINLANRLKKENIQLCILTNECFNKELFVFYDIPIYIFDLKNIDKFKNTLSIIPNIMLIQIHMDKDLYLCPMIKSILNVPIIFTIHGIYYSEKIIQSYSNYLDEIIFVSEYSKKYYSELLEKSYIHKYLVIPNGIEISNDIISKKSFLKKALGIDENSIILIYCSRLSYNKSKLALLFLESFKKVIKKNKNVFAIIAGNGNYALSIKNLCQNINKEFNDNNKVFFLGNKFNILSYYFESDLIIGTGRVAIEAMSLGKPVISFGSNGHVNIVDNSNIETLVDSNFGDHSFNPEKFNDELIINKLTEYINLLINSTENRKKLGLWNKSYIENYLTLDKITNFYLNECKARN